The following are from one region of the Fastidiosipila sp. genome:
- a CDS encoding DUF3810 domain-containing protein → MTRETQPDKMVRTRPRLGGALIFLSASALTLLILIIFREIAFRRPALADAYATRIFSPLAAIWAWPSSQFSFSLTEFFALVGTPVLFLLLILGIIRLFRKRAHRLRRLLKPALVILGIACLLLSLFLVFHGLNYARPPLAGKLGLDLREHSADELEAAVRRLARAAVRARRDLAESDDGTVAIGPLNTVWKAAFDGWEQAALRWPALESPVRARPKGVLLSHYWSYTNIVGLYMPFFIEPNINIDQPAFMIPSTTAHEISHTRGFAREGDSDFAAFLSCACHPDPLWRYSGLISAWKSAGNRLWEEDRQRWEAAYREELSPAVIRDLEAESLYWEAFETPVADFSEKVNDAYLKANREEEGVKSYGAVVDLLLTWLDTAEAERILFPEP, encoded by the coding sequence ATGACGAGGGAAACTCAGCCGGACAAGATGGTCAGAACCCGCCCCCGCCTCGGCGGCGCCCTGATTTTTTTGTCTGCATCGGCCCTGACTCTCCTGATCCTGATCATATTTCGCGAAATCGCTTTCCGGCGGCCGGCCCTGGCGGACGCTTACGCGACCCGGATCTTTTCACCTCTTGCGGCCATCTGGGCCTGGCCATCCAGCCAGTTTTCCTTTTCCCTGACCGAATTTTTCGCGCTTGTCGGCACACCGGTCCTCTTCCTCCTTCTCATCCTGGGGATCATCCGCCTCTTCAGGAAGCGGGCTCACCGCCTCCGCCGTTTATTGAAACCGGCTTTGGTGATCCTGGGCATTGCCTGCCTCCTGCTCTCCCTTTTCCTGGTTTTTCACGGTTTGAATTACGCCCGCCCGCCCCTGGCCGGTAAGCTGGGTCTTGACCTCAGGGAGCATTCAGCCGATGAACTGGAAGCGGCCGTGCGCCGCCTGGCTAGGGCAGCTGTCCGGGCACGCCGGGATCTTGCCGAATCGGATGACGGCACCGTCGCGATCGGCCCGCTGAATACCGTTTGGAAGGCTGCTTTTGACGGCTGGGAGCAGGCGGCCTTGCGATGGCCCGCCCTGGAAAGCCCGGTCCGTGCCCGCCCCAAGGGCGTGCTTCTGTCCCATTACTGGTCCTATACCAATATCGTGGGCCTCTACATGCCTTTTTTTATCGAACCCAATATCAATATCGATCAGCCTGCCTTCATGATCCCGTCAACCACGGCACACGAAATATCACACACGCGCGGTTTCGCCAGGGAGGGCGACAGCGATTTCGCAGCCTTTCTAAGCTGTGCCTGCCACCCCGACCCCCTCTGGCGTTACTCAGGCCTGATCAGCGCCTGGAAAAGTGCCGGAAACAGGCTGTGGGAGGAGGACCGTCAGCGCTGGGAGGCAGCTTACAGGGAGGAGCTTTCACCTGCTGTCATCCGGGATCTCGAAGCCGAATCGCTTTACTGGGAAGCTTTTGAAACACCGGTGGCTGATTTTTCGGAAAAGGTCAACGATGCCTACCTCAAGGCCAACAGGGAAGAAGAAGGTGTAAAAAGCTATGGCGCCGTGGTCGATCTTTTGCTGACCTGGCTTGACACCGCCGAAGCGGAGCGGATCCTTTTCCCCGAGCCGTGA
- the deoD gene encoding purine-nucleoside phosphorylase, whose product MSIPTPHIEAKSPDEIANTVLMPGDPLRAKFVAETYFEHPVLFNQVRGMLGYTGTYKGKRLSVMGSGMGIPSSLIYIHELYAFYEVDTIIRIGSTGAMQKAIQLHDLVLATAANTDSKINHGLFGPYEFCPTPDFDLLVQAYAKAREMGIRVHAGTVLSSDQFYTNFSDEVFKNLMQYGALCAEMESAGLYMKARQFGKRALGMFTVSDHILTGESDTPEARQEGYRQMMELALEIAPA is encoded by the coding sequence ATGAGCATTCCAACCCCTCACATTGAGGCGAAAAGCCCCGATGAAATTGCCAATACCGTCCTCATGCCCGGTGACCCGCTCCGGGCCAAATTTGTCGCTGAAACCTATTTTGAGCACCCCGTCCTTTTCAACCAGGTGCGCGGTATGCTGGGTTACACGGGCACTTACAAGGGAAAGCGCCTGTCCGTCATGGGATCAGGAATGGGCATTCCTTCTTCCCTGATCTATATCCATGAACTCTATGCATTTTATGAAGTCGATACCATCATCCGTATCGGGAGCACCGGTGCCATGCAGAAGGCTATCCAGCTCCATGACCTGGTTCTGGCCACCGCGGCAAACACCGACTCAAAAATCAACCACGGTTTATTCGGTCCTTACGAATTTTGCCCGACCCCTGATTTTGACCTGCTGGTTCAAGCCTATGCCAAGGCACGCGAGATGGGTATCCGGGTGCATGCCGGCACCGTCCTGAGCTCCGATCAGTTTTACACCAACTTTTCGGACGAAGTTTTCAAAAATCTGATGCAATATGGGGCCCTGTGCGCTGAAATGGAATCAGCCGGACTCTACATGAAGGCCCGGCAATTCGGCAAGCGCGCCCTGGGTATGTTTACAGTCAGCGATCACATTCTGACCGGGGAATCCGATACACCGGAGGCCCGGCAGGAAGGTTACCGTCAGATGATGGAACTGGCGCTGGAAATTGCGCCCGCGTAA
- the thrS gene encoding threonine--tRNA ligase, whose protein sequence is MPNQEQGKDLPLADKMKEQVQMTTAAPDTGDKLDMHAFWHSSSHLLAHAVKRLWPETKLAIGPAIENGFYYDFDREGGFSEEDLETIEQEMKEIVKANYRIERFTLPRDEAIAFVKSQDEPYKLEMVEALPEDQEISFYRQGDFTDLCAGPHVRYTKQIKAFKLTSLSGAYWHGDEHNKMLSRIYGISFPKKEELDNYLAMLEEARARDHRKLGRELDLFMLSEAGPGFPFMLPKGMILKDLLVDYWKKLHDRAGYILIQTPMILSRTLWEESGHWDHYKDHMYTVKIDDEDYAVKPMNCPGAMLVYKNKPHSYRDLPIRMAELGLVHRHEKSGTLHGMMRVRAFTQDDAHLFMTPDQMKDEISGIVRLIDDLYRSFGFQYRVELSTRPENAMGAIEDWDRAEAVLKDVLDELESDYSINEGDGAFYGPKIDFHIRDAIGRGWQCGTIQLDFQMPQRFELEYTGSDGDKHRPIVVHRVAYGALERFMAILIEHYAGKFPFWLAPDQVRVLTISQDHADYGEKAVSELKNRGLRAELDARDEKIGYKIRQAQLDKVPYMLVVGDKEIEGGTVSVRSRDQGSLGSLPLDAFIERAVAENQSAL, encoded by the coding sequence ATGCCAAATCAAGAACAAGGCAAGGATCTGCCCCTGGCAGATAAGATGAAGGAACAGGTTCAGATGACAACGGCCGCGCCGGATACCGGCGACAAACTGGACATGCATGCTTTCTGGCACAGCAGTTCCCACCTTCTGGCCCATGCGGTGAAAAGGCTGTGGCCCGAGACCAAGCTTGCCATCGGTCCGGCCATTGAAAATGGTTTTTATTACGACTTCGACCGGGAGGGGGGCTTCTCCGAGGAAGACCTCGAAACCATCGAGCAGGAAATGAAAGAAATCGTCAAGGCCAATTACAGGATCGAGCGCTTCACCCTGCCGCGCGATGAGGCGATCGCCTTTGTCAAGTCCCAGGATGAACCCTACAAGCTGGAGATGGTCGAAGCCCTGCCGGAGGACCAGGAGATTTCCTTCTACCGCCAGGGTGACTTCACCGACCTTTGCGCGGGACCTCATGTCCGTTACACCAAGCAGATCAAGGCATTCAAATTGACCAGCCTTTCCGGTGCCTACTGGCACGGTGATGAGCACAATAAGATGCTGTCCCGGATTTATGGCATCTCCTTTCCCAAAAAAGAGGAGCTGGACAACTACCTGGCCATGCTGGAAGAAGCCAGGGCCCGCGACCACCGGAAGCTGGGGCGTGAACTTGATCTCTTCATGCTGTCGGAGGCGGGACCGGGATTCCCCTTCATGCTGCCCAAGGGCATGATCCTGAAAGACCTGCTGGTCGACTACTGGAAAAAACTGCACGACCGGGCCGGCTACATCCTGATCCAGACCCCCATGATCCTGTCCCGGACCCTTTGGGAAGAGTCGGGACACTGGGACCATTACAAGGACCATATGTATACCGTCAAGATCGATGATGAGGACTATGCCGTCAAGCCCATGAACTGCCCCGGCGCCATGCTGGTCTACAAGAACAAGCCTCACTCCTACCGGGATCTGCCCATCCGTATGGCTGAGCTCGGACTGGTCCACCGCCATGAAAAATCCGGCACCCTGCATGGCATGATGCGGGTTCGCGCCTTCACCCAGGACGATGCCCATCTTTTTATGACGCCCGATCAGATGAAGGATGAGATCAGCGGCATTGTCCGCCTGATCGATGATCTTTACCGCAGCTTTGGCTTCCAGTACCGGGTCGAGCTGTCCACCCGGCCGGAAAATGCCATGGGCGCCATCGAGGATTGGGACCGTGCCGAAGCGGTGCTCAAGGATGTACTCGACGAACTCGAATCTGACTACAGCATCAACGAGGGTGACGGTGCCTTCTACGGACCCAAGATCGACTTTCATATCCGCGACGCTATCGGCCGCGGCTGGCAGTGCGGGACCATCCAGTTGGATTTCCAGATGCCCCAGCGCTTCGAGCTCGAATACACCGGCTCTGACGGGGACAAGCACCGGCCCATCGTGGTCCACCGCGTGGCCTACGGGGCTCTGGAGCGTTTCATGGCCATCCTGATCGAGCACTACGCGGGGAAGTTTCCTTTCTGGCTGGCGCCTGATCAGGTACGGGTCCTGACTATCTCACAGGACCATGCGGATTACGGGGAAAAGGCCGTTTCGGAATTGAAGAATCGTGGCCTGCGGGCGGAACTTGACGCGCGTGATGAGAAGATCGGCTACAAAATCCGTCAGGCTCAGCTGGACAAGGTGCCCTATATGCTGGTAGTCGGCGACAAGGAAATCGAAGGCGGAACCGTTTCAGTCCGCAGTCGGGATCAGGGCAGCCTTGGATCCCTTCCGCTGGACGCTTTCATTGAGAGAGCGGTGGCAGAAAACCAATCAGCCTTATAG
- a CDS encoding type I restriction endonuclease subunit R: MDYKEKRFEEDIEQWLLIYGGYTKGDQKTYDRKKALDLPKLVEFIQATQPKAWERYVYTYKADAENKLFKRFTEEVELNGLLHVLRRGITDHGIRLRVAAFPQESTLNPEVVKNYEANILTVTRQFKYSTANENSIDMVLSLNGIPIVALELKDQFTGQNVDNAKKQFMYNRDPRELCFQFNKRFLVCFAVDLDEVEMTTKLERGNTVFLPFNQGSSGSGKVGGAGNPKNVEGYPVSYLWEQVLKKDSLMDLLRRYLHLDQKVEKVVKNGKETRKREEKLIFPRYHQLDSVRYLLGDARANGSGQNYLIQHSAGSGKSNSIAWLSYGLASLHDENNQHIFNSVIVVTDRKVLDNQLQRTISSFDHTKGLIEIIDDKKTSQDLRKAINDGKRIIVTTLQKFPFIYEEIDEVKGKRFAVIVDEAHSSQTGKSAAKLREGLTDTEEALREYERIESAEEREAEDYEDKIVNELLAHGRQENLSFFAFTATPKQKTLEVFGKKTPEGSFIAHHIYSMRQAIEEGFILDVLKNYMTYKTCYKIAKETEDNPALPSSLATRTIKNYQSLHPYNLQQKTAIIIEQFREVTKKKIGGRAKAMVVTSSRLHAVRYYHEFKHYIERKGYEDVDILVAFSGIVKDHSIDYTEEGINKRRDGSTIKEDQLRDDFHGDDFNVLIVAEKYQTGFDEPLLHSMFVDKKLEGVKAVQTLSRLNRIYQGKEDTFVLDFVNTGDDIQEAFKPYYEATILDEEININLIYDTRSALQQYGLYNNEDIEEFVKIYYKKGKQTETDLGRMTSALKPAVKRYEDLDEDERFGFKRIARNFVRWYAYITQIARMFDKELHKEYVFVSYLEKLLPKVSPDPVDLEGKLKLEFYKLQQTFKGDISFSPIGEEQVIYNPENINPESSPEPDELLETIIKRINDRYTGTFSESDRVIVETIYNRGIKNNKEVEKYVKSNDMEVFINSIFPQVFKAIAQSLYAESIESYTKLFEDRELYASVMEEMARQAYKELG, translated from the coding sequence ATGGACTACAAAGAAAAACGCTTTGAAGAGGACATCGAACAATGGCTTCTGATCTATGGCGGTTATACCAAAGGCGACCAAAAAACCTATGACAGAAAAAAAGCCCTTGACCTCCCCAAGCTGGTTGAGTTCATTCAAGCAACCCAACCCAAAGCATGGGAACGCTACGTCTATACCTACAAAGCGGACGCAGAAAACAAGCTATTCAAACGGTTTACTGAGGAAGTTGAATTAAACGGACTTCTCCATGTTCTAAGGCGAGGGATAACCGACCACGGGATCAGACTCCGTGTCGCAGCCTTCCCTCAAGAGTCAACCCTCAATCCGGAGGTCGTAAAGAACTATGAAGCCAATATCCTGACAGTCACCCGGCAATTCAAGTATTCCACAGCCAATGAAAATTCGATTGATATGGTGTTGTCATTAAATGGCATACCTATTGTTGCTTTGGAGCTGAAAGACCAATTTACAGGTCAGAATGTTGATAACGCCAAAAAGCAATTCATGTATAACCGTGACCCAAGAGAACTCTGCTTCCAATTCAATAAACGCTTCCTGGTTTGTTTTGCGGTTGACTTAGATGAAGTTGAGATGACAACAAAGCTCGAAAGGGGCAACACCGTCTTCTTACCTTTCAATCAGGGAAGTAGTGGTTCGGGGAAAGTAGGAGGGGCAGGGAACCCCAAAAACGTTGAGGGCTATCCAGTTTCATATTTATGGGAACAGGTTTTGAAAAAAGACTCTCTCATGGATCTTTTGAGGCGTTATCTCCATTTAGATCAAAAGGTTGAGAAAGTCGTAAAGAACGGCAAGGAGACCCGAAAGAGAGAAGAGAAACTCATTTTCCCCCGCTACCATCAGCTCGATTCTGTCCGGTATCTTTTAGGGGACGCAAGAGCAAATGGCAGCGGTCAAAACTACCTTATTCAACACAGTGCCGGTTCAGGAAAGTCAAACTCCATCGCTTGGCTTTCTTATGGATTGGCAAGCCTCCATGATGAGAATAACCAACATATCTTTAATTCGGTTATCGTGGTGACTGACCGGAAGGTATTGGACAATCAGCTCCAAAGAACCATCTCTTCTTTTGACCATACCAAGGGGCTTATTGAAATAATAGACGACAAAAAGACCTCTCAGGATTTGAGGAAAGCCATCAATGACGGGAAGCGGATTATTGTCACGACCCTTCAAAAGTTCCCCTTCATCTACGAAGAAATTGATGAAGTGAAAGGCAAACGCTTTGCTGTCATCGTTGACGAAGCCCATTCAAGCCAGACGGGAAAGAGTGCGGCAAAGCTACGGGAAGGTCTGACGGATACGGAAGAAGCTCTCAGGGAATACGAGAGGATTGAGTCAGCCGAAGAAAGGGAAGCAGAAGACTACGAAGATAAGATTGTAAATGAGCTTTTGGCTCACGGCCGCCAGGAGAATCTTTCTTTCTTTGCCTTTACCGCAACCCCCAAACAAAAGACGTTAGAAGTATTCGGCAAGAAGACACCCGAAGGCTCTTTTATTGCTCACCATATTTACAGCATGAGACAAGCCATTGAAGAGGGCTTTATCCTGGATGTCTTGAAAAACTACATGACTTACAAAACCTGCTACAAGATTGCCAAAGAAACAGAAGATAACCCAGCATTACCGTCTTCCCTTGCGACAAGAACCATCAAAAACTACCAGTCGCTTCACCCTTATAACCTCCAACAAAAAACGGCCATCATTATTGAACAGTTCCGAGAGGTCACAAAAAAGAAAATCGGAGGAAGAGCCAAAGCTATGGTGGTCACGTCTTCCCGTCTTCATGCGGTGAGATATTACCATGAGTTCAAACACTACATTGAACGAAAAGGTTATGAGGATGTCGATATTCTGGTTGCCTTTTCGGGGATTGTGAAAGACCATTCCATTGATTACACCGAAGAGGGGATCAATAAGAGAAGAGACGGCAGCACCATCAAGGAAGACCAGCTCAGAGACGATTTTCACGGAGATGATTTCAATGTTCTGATTGTTGCTGAAAAATACCAGACTGGATTTGACGAACCACTCCTTCACAGTATGTTTGTCGATAAAAAGCTGGAAGGTGTGAAGGCAGTCCAAACTTTATCAAGGTTGAACCGTATTTACCAAGGAAAAGAAGACACCTTCGTTTTGGATTTTGTGAATACGGGTGATGACATTCAAGAAGCCTTCAAGCCTTACTATGAGGCAACCATTCTTGATGAAGAAATAAACATCAACTTGATTTACGATACGAGGTCAGCCCTTCAGCAATACGGTCTTTACAATAACGAGGACATAGAAGAATTCGTCAAGATTTACTACAAGAAGGGGAAACAGACGGAGACTGATTTGGGGCGTATGACTTCCGCATTAAAACCCGCTGTCAAACGCTACGAGGATCTGGACGAGGATGAGCGTTTTGGTTTCAAGCGTATCGCAAGAAACTTCGTCAGGTGGTATGCCTATATCACTCAGATTGCCAGAATGTTTGATAAAGAACTTCACAAGGAATATGTCTTTGTTTCCTACCTTGAAAAGCTTCTTCCCAAAGTCAGTCCGGATCCCGTTGATTTAGAGGGAAAGCTGAAACTTGAATTCTACAAATTACAGCAGACCTTCAAGGGCGACATTAGTTTCTCACCCATCGGGGAAGAACAGGTCATATATAACCCTGAGAACATCAACCCTGAATCCAGTCCGGAACCGGACGAGCTCTTGGAAACTATCATCAAGCGTATCAACGATCGTTATACGGGAACGTTTTCTGAAAGCGATAGGGTAATTGTTGAGACAATTTACAACCGAGGAATCAAGAACAACAAAGAAGTTGAAAAATATGTCAAAAGCAACGACATGGAAGTTTTCATAAACAGTATTTTCCCCCAAGTTTTCAAGGCAATAGCTCAGAGCCTTTATGCTGAATCAATCGAGTCATACACGAAGCTTTTTGAGGACAGAGAACTCTACGCTTCGGTCATGGAAGAGATGGCACGACAAGCCTATAAAGAGCTTGGATAA
- a CDS encoding restriction endonuclease subunit S, protein MKDSGVEWIGEIPEDWGMSLLGNHFRERTERVSDFDYEPLSVTKRGILRQLETVAKTSNRDDRKKVCINDFVINSRSDRKQSCGLSSLNGSVSVINTVLAIRDIDPEYAKYLLDNYGFAEEFYRWGTGIVDDLWSTRYSSMKKIRIPIPPQQVQSRIATYLDQKTATIDHIIEKTKESIEDYKLYKQSLISEAVTKGLSPDMKLKDSGVEWIGEMPEHWAISKIKHVADFAPNLNLEFDEEQPIGYVPMDRVKSGYLLPGESLFQNLSTGLVPFQEGDIVMAKVTPCFENGNIAVAKNLSQRVAYGSSELFVFRSHGVDTDYLYYFLQTNLFKDASVATMTGTGGLKRVSSSFVRNAYLPMPSVVEQKEISSHLGREIRKMEETIIQKEQLIEDLEAYKKSLIYEVVTGKREVQ, encoded by the coding sequence ATGAAAGATTCAGGTGTTGAGTGGATAGGGGAGATACCAGAAGACTGGGGAATGTCCTTATTAGGTAATCACTTTAGAGAGCGAACAGAGAGAGTTTCTGACTTTGATTATGAGCCACTATCCGTGACAAAAAGAGGGATACTCAGGCAACTTGAAACTGTTGCTAAAACGTCGAATAGAGACGACAGGAAGAAAGTCTGCATCAATGATTTTGTTATAAACTCACGCTCGGATAGAAAGCAATCGTGCGGTTTATCGTCACTAAACGGGTCGGTCTCTGTAATAAACACTGTGCTTGCGATAAGAGATATTGACCCAGAATACGCAAAGTATCTATTAGACAATTACGGTTTCGCTGAAGAGTTTTATAGGTGGGGAACAGGAATAGTCGATGATCTTTGGTCCACAAGATACAGCTCAATGAAGAAGATTCGAATTCCTATTCCTCCTCAACAGGTTCAGTCGAGAATCGCCACCTACCTCGACCAAAAAACCGCAACCATCGACCACATTATTGAGAAGACAAAAGAATCCATTGAAGACTACAAGCTATACAAACAATCCCTGATAAGTGAAGCCGTCACCAAGGGGCTTAGCCCTGATATGAAACTCAAAGATAGCGGTGTTGAGTGGATTGGGGAGATGCCTGAGCATTGGGCTATAAGCAAAATAAAGCACGTTGCGGATTTTGCTCCAAATCTGAACTTGGAGTTTGATGAGGAACAACCTATCGGCTACGTTCCTATGGATCGAGTGAAAAGCGGCTACCTGTTGCCCGGAGAAAGCTTGTTCCAAAATCTGAGCACCGGACTTGTTCCTTTCCAAGAGGGTGATATCGTCATGGCAAAGGTGACGCCATGTTTTGAAAATGGAAATATTGCGGTTGCGAAGAATTTATCACAACGAGTTGCTTACGGAAGTTCAGAGCTGTTTGTTTTTAGGAGTCATGGGGTAGATACTGACTATCTATATTATTTTCTTCAAACAAATCTCTTTAAAGATGCTTCTGTTGCAACAATGACGGGGACGGGGGGGCTAAAACGCGTATCATCTTCTTTCGTAAGGAACGCCTATCTTCCCATGCCTTCAGTTGTAGAGCAAAAAGAAATCTCTTCCCATCTGGGTAGAGAAATAAGGAAGATGGAAGAAACGATTATTCAAAAAGAACAACTCATTGAAGACTTAGAAGCTTACAAAAAATCCCTCATCTACGAAGTTGTCACAGGCAAAAGGGAGGTTCAGTAA
- a CDS encoding SAM-dependent DNA methyltransferase → MNEIQRNHQTTINVTQKANLIWAIADIIGQGLYKPHEYGKIILPMTVIKRFNDALLPTKAEVMREYEKTKHLQVADILLERASGYLFYNISPFTFENLVQDPDHIEANFRAFLGGFSENVKDVLDNFEFEKEISKLANNGMLFLIIQEFNKPSAYMGPDLISSTDMGYVFEELVRRFSESYNEQAGAHFTSRDIIYLMTDLLISEDREVLTQETVGKTVYDQTMGTSQMLACMEERIKDLNKEAGVILFGQELNPETYAIAKADMLIKGGNAENMKLGNTLTNDQFPGYTFDYCISNPPFGIDWKVEKSFVEAEAKKGNAGRFGVGLPRISDGQQLFDLNGLAKLKDTGRMAIVHNGSPLFVGDAGSGSSEIRRYIIENDWLEAIVQLPNDSFYNTGITTYVWIMSKNKAPHRRGRVQLIDASKMFDKRRKSIGHKRNDISEACREVIIQAYGEFEDKEYELGDRVCESKIFENIEFGFNRIVIETPEYDENGQAVKNRGKKVADTKKRDYENVPLTEDIDSYFEREVKPYNPDAWIDKNKISVGYEIPFTRYFYKFQPPEKSEDIADRIMAMEKDLMVSLHELFSDGGEAVE, encoded by the coding sequence TTGAATGAAATACAAAGAAACCATCAAACAACAATCAACGTGACTCAAAAGGCCAACCTTATTTGGGCAATAGCAGACATCATTGGGCAGGGTCTTTATAAACCCCACGAATACGGCAAGATTATTTTGCCTATGACCGTCATCAAGCGATTCAATGACGCTCTTCTTCCGACCAAAGCAGAGGTCATGAGGGAATATGAAAAGACGAAACACCTGCAGGTTGCTGACATTCTTTTAGAGAGGGCTTCGGGGTATCTCTTTTACAACATCAGCCCTTTCACTTTTGAAAATCTTGTTCAAGACCCTGACCACATCGAAGCAAACTTTAGAGCCTTCTTGGGTGGCTTCTCTGAAAATGTAAAAGATGTCTTGGATAACTTTGAGTTTGAAAAAGAGATATCAAAGCTGGCAAATAACGGAATGCTCTTTTTGATTATCCAGGAGTTTAATAAACCGAGTGCTTACATGGGTCCTGACCTTATTTCCAGCACGGACATGGGCTACGTCTTCGAGGAATTGGTCAGACGCTTTTCTGAGTCCTACAACGAACAAGCAGGAGCTCACTTCACAAGCCGAGACATTATCTACCTCATGACAGACCTTCTTATCTCAGAAGACAGGGAAGTTTTGACTCAGGAGACGGTTGGGAAAACAGTTTATGACCAAACCATGGGAACCAGCCAAATGCTGGCTTGTATGGAAGAAAGGATCAAAGACCTAAACAAAGAAGCTGGCGTAATTTTGTTCGGACAAGAATTAAATCCCGAAACTTATGCTATAGCCAAAGCGGATATGCTCATCAAGGGTGGCAACGCTGAAAACATGAAACTTGGGAATACGCTCACCAATGATCAGTTCCCTGGCTATACCTTCGACTACTGTATTTCCAATCCTCCCTTTGGGATTGACTGGAAGGTAGAAAAATCCTTTGTTGAGGCAGAAGCTAAAAAAGGGAATGCAGGACGTTTTGGTGTAGGACTTCCCCGAATTAGTGACGGGCAGCAGCTCTTTGACCTGAATGGACTTGCTAAGCTTAAGGATACGGGGAGAATGGCGATTGTCCATAATGGCTCTCCCTTGTTTGTGGGGGACGCAGGGTCAGGTTCCAGCGAAATCAGACGCTACATCATAGAGAACGACTGGCTGGAAGCAATCGTTCAATTACCCAATGACAGCTTTTACAACACGGGGATTACAACCTATGTCTGGATTATGTCAAAGAATAAAGCCCCTCACAGAAGAGGGCGAGTTCAGTTGATTGATGCGTCCAAGATGTTTGACAAGAGGCGTAAATCCATCGGACATAAAAGAAACGATATATCAGAAGCTTGCAGGGAAGTTATCATTCAGGCTTACGGAGAGTTCGAAGACAAAGAATACGAGCTTGGTGACCGTGTTTGTGAGTCCAAGATTTTTGAGAATATTGAGTTTGGTTTTAATCGAATCGTGATTGAAACGCCTGAATATGATGAGAACGGACAGGCTGTAAAAAATAGGGGCAAAAAGGTTGCGGATACCAAGAAGCGTGACTATGAGAATGTTCCCCTCACCGAAGACATTGACAGTTATTTTGAAAGAGAGGTAAAACCTTACAATCCTGACGCTTGGATTGATAAGAACAAAATATCTGTTGGATATGAGATTCCCTTCACTCGTTATTTCTACAAGTTCCAGCCGCCTGAGAAGTCTGAAGATATTGCTGACCGGATTATGGCGATGGAAAAAGACCTCATGGTTTCTCTTCATGAATTGTTTTCTGACGGAGGTGAGGCAGTTGAGTAG
- a CDS encoding helix-turn-helix domain-containing protein, giving the protein MEFTLEFFMNDRYQLLKLLHDNQVKIKDDFYVPLSQQEMADMARMSKLKTNRIINELIEEGFLESYKNKRGKYEITEKGMKALFLIQKTNA; this is encoded by the coding sequence ATGGAATTTACCTTAGAGTTCTTTATGAACGACAGATACCAGCTTCTAAAACTTCTTCACGACAATCAGGTTAAAATCAAAGATGACTTCTATGTTCCGCTGTCTCAGCAGGAGATGGCAGATATGGCAAGAATGTCAAAATTGAAAACCAACCGAATTATCAACGAATTGATTGAAGAAGGATTTTTAGAAAGCTACAAAAACAAACGTGGCAAATACGAAATAACTGAAAAGGGTATGAAAGCCCTGTTCTTAATTCAAAAGACTAACGCCTGA